Proteins encoded within one genomic window of Microbacterium sp. zg-B185:
- the xylB gene encoding xylulokinase, whose amino-acid sequence MSFVAGVDSSTQSCTVELRDADSGELRGTGRAPHPVTFPPVSEQHPDDWWSAFESALGRAVEDAGVSAREIMAISVAAQCHGLVLLGSNGRPLRRAKLWNDTESAPQAKQMLEELGSSGWADAIGSVPTAAFTITKLAWVADNEPYLLDMVSKILVPHDYLTYRLAGRAVTDRSDASGTGYYAAHQGRWRVDLLDEFVARGLDWAALLPEVLGPDELAGRILPEIAASLGLRSDVIVGPGAGDQHAGALGVGVREGDVVYSLGTSGVVFTESSSPVFDHRGDVDGVADAAGGYLPLACTLNSTKVTDSVARWLGVSLDDLAALALEAPDSDDRPAFLAYLDGERTPNRPDATGVLGGLTTATTRGDIARASFEGVLFGIVSGHDAIRSAGAPADGSVTVVGGGAKSLAYRQFLADILQTPVLTKDLSEATARGACVQAAAVLAAGDVTEVRDAWAPATTTSTPPREDRYAIARARYRALVDGPGLPREQPDRPHRLPEGTA is encoded by the coding sequence ATGAGCTTCGTTGCCGGCGTGGACAGTTCCACGCAGTCCTGCACGGTCGAGCTTCGCGACGCCGACAGCGGCGAGCTTCGCGGAACGGGCCGCGCGCCGCATCCTGTCACGTTCCCCCCCGTGAGCGAACAGCACCCCGACGACTGGTGGAGCGCGTTCGAGAGCGCACTCGGCCGTGCCGTCGAAGATGCCGGGGTGTCGGCACGGGAGATCATGGCCATCAGCGTCGCGGCGCAGTGCCACGGACTCGTTCTGCTCGGCAGCAACGGACGGCCGTTGCGCCGCGCGAAGCTCTGGAACGATACCGAGTCAGCGCCGCAGGCGAAGCAGATGCTCGAAGAGCTGGGCAGCAGCGGGTGGGCTGATGCCATCGGTTCCGTGCCGACGGCGGCGTTCACGATCACCAAGTTGGCCTGGGTCGCGGACAACGAGCCGTACTTGCTCGACATGGTGAGCAAGATCCTCGTGCCGCACGATTACCTCACGTACCGTCTTGCCGGCCGCGCGGTCACGGACCGATCTGATGCATCGGGTACGGGATACTACGCGGCCCATCAGGGGCGGTGGCGTGTGGATCTGCTTGACGAATTCGTCGCCCGTGGCCTCGACTGGGCGGCCTTGCTCCCCGAGGTTCTCGGACCGGACGAGCTCGCAGGCCGGATCCTTCCGGAAATCGCGGCGTCGCTGGGCCTGCGTTCCGACGTCATCGTCGGTCCTGGAGCCGGCGATCAGCACGCCGGGGCCCTCGGGGTGGGAGTGCGTGAAGGAGATGTTGTCTACAGTCTCGGCACCTCCGGCGTGGTCTTCACGGAATCGTCCTCGCCGGTGTTCGACCATCGCGGCGACGTCGACGGCGTGGCCGACGCTGCGGGCGGGTACCTGCCGCTCGCCTGCACGCTCAACTCGACCAAAGTGACCGATTCCGTCGCCAGGTGGCTCGGGGTATCACTCGACGACCTTGCCGCACTCGCGCTCGAGGCGCCAGACAGTGACGACCGACCGGCGTTCCTGGCGTACCTCGATGGCGAGCGGACACCGAACCGCCCGGACGCCACCGGTGTGCTGGGCGGATTGACGACCGCGACAACCCGCGGAGATATCGCGCGCGCATCATTCGAAGGCGTTCTGTTCGGGATCGTCAGCGGGCACGACGCGATCCGGTCGGCAGGCGCGCCCGCCGACGGCTCTGTGACGGTCGTCGGCGGGGGAGCGAAATCGCTCGCCTACCGACAGTTCCTCGCCGACATCCTGCAGACCCCAGTGCTCACGAAGGACCTCTCGGAGGCGACCGCCCGCGGCGCCTGCGTCCAGGCGGCCGCCGTGCTCGCTGCGGGTGACGTCACCGAGGTGCGCGACGCGTGGGCGCCCGCCACCACCACCTCAACCCCACCACGTGAAGACCGATACGCAATTGCGCGCGCGCGATACCGCGCACTTGTCGACGGACCGGGCCTTCCAAGGGAACAGCCGGACCGCCCCCACCGCCTGCCGGAAGGAACCGCGTGA
- a CDS encoding sugar ABC transporter ATP-binding protein — protein MTAMDAATGAAMDGAAGSGLEVRDVAMSYSGVTVLKGVSIAVRPGEVIGLVGHNGAGKSTLMRVISGAIKPVSGAVLLDGEPKTLGSPIDALDAGIATVYQELSLLPNLTVSQNAFLGHERTRAGLLSKDQMRERTRALTTEFGLDVDPDAKVGSYPVATRQLLEIAIATHRNARFLLLDEPTTSLEGAQVDRFLEIVKSLSSRGIGIILVDHKLEELYAVASRVVALVDGEVRINANVSEVSRQDVITAIAGEDALELIGRQARVPQEAVESTRPVTVAIEGLRTGALSDVTLRAHEGRVLGIYGLVGSGRTELLRTLVGLDPIRGGNVTLFDKPFAPRGPHEARKAGVVYVTEERKVDGIIPQLDSSINALLPVLRRAYRWGRLDRSRLKGIAAEYMDQLKVKGDRNGPIERLSGGNQQKVLLARALAQNPKVLLLDEPTKGVDLGVKADIHHMVRRLAHENGLTVIVVSSEEEEICEVSDDVLVMSNGTADGTLLNPASLTPASLRHAAWDAA, from the coding sequence ATGACGGCGATGGATGCGGCCACCGGTGCCGCGATGGACGGAGCGGCCGGTTCGGGCCTCGAGGTCCGGGATGTCGCCATGAGCTACTCGGGCGTGACGGTGCTGAAAGGCGTGTCCATCGCCGTCAGACCCGGTGAGGTGATCGGCCTGGTCGGCCATAACGGCGCAGGCAAATCCACCCTCATGCGTGTCATCTCCGGAGCGATCAAACCGGTCTCCGGAGCGGTCCTTCTCGATGGGGAGCCGAAGACCCTCGGCTCCCCGATCGATGCCCTGGATGCCGGCATCGCGACGGTGTACCAGGAACTCTCGCTCCTACCGAACCTCACCGTCTCGCAGAACGCGTTCCTCGGACATGAACGGACCCGCGCCGGCCTTCTCAGCAAGGACCAGATGCGCGAGCGGACCCGGGCGCTGACGACCGAGTTCGGTCTCGACGTCGATCCCGATGCCAAGGTCGGCAGCTATCCGGTCGCCACCCGGCAGTTGCTGGAGATCGCGATCGCGACGCACCGGAACGCACGCTTTCTGCTACTCGATGAGCCGACCACAAGCCTGGAGGGCGCTCAAGTCGACCGGTTCCTTGAGATCGTGAAGTCGCTTTCGTCTCGCGGCATCGGCATCATCCTCGTTGACCACAAGCTCGAGGAGCTGTATGCCGTGGCCTCGCGGGTCGTGGCGCTCGTCGACGGAGAGGTCCGGATCAATGCCAACGTGAGTGAAGTCTCGCGGCAGGACGTCATCACGGCGATCGCCGGGGAGGACGCCCTTGAGCTCATCGGACGTCAGGCGCGTGTCCCTCAGGAGGCGGTCGAGTCCACTCGCCCGGTGACTGTGGCCATTGAAGGGCTCCGCACCGGCGCCCTCTCCGACGTGACGCTGCGTGCTCACGAGGGGCGGGTGCTCGGAATCTACGGACTCGTCGGATCGGGGCGGACCGAGCTGCTTCGAACGCTCGTCGGCCTCGACCCGATCAGAGGCGGAAACGTCACGCTGTTCGATAAGCCGTTCGCCCCGCGCGGACCGCACGAAGCGAGGAAGGCGGGCGTGGTGTATGTCACCGAAGAGCGCAAGGTCGACGGCATCATCCCGCAACTCGACTCGTCCATCAACGCTCTCCTGCCTGTGCTGCGCCGCGCCTATCGGTGGGGGAGGCTCGACCGCTCGCGGCTCAAAGGCATCGCTGCGGAGTACATGGACCAGCTCAAAGTCAAAGGCGATCGCAACGGGCCCATCGAGAGGCTCTCCGGCGGCAATCAGCAGAAGGTCCTGCTCGCCCGAGCGCTGGCCCAGAACCCGAAGGTGCTGCTCCTGGACGAGCCCACCAAAGGCGTTGACCTTGGGGTGAAGGCCGACATCCATCACATGGTTCGCCGCCTTGCCCACGAGAACGGACTGACAGTCATCGTGGTCTCAAGCGAGGAGGAGGAGATCTGCGAGGTCTCCGATGACGTCCTCGTGATGAGCAATGGAACCGCCGACGGCACCCTCCTCAACCCCGCCTCCCTGACTCCGGCCTCGCTCCGCCACGCGGCGTGGGACGCCGCGTAA
- a CDS encoding sugar-binding domain-containing protein — MKTKPQPLKNGSPLLARARSNQSDELTVEERSKLLAVARRFYLEDQSKIQIAAEFQISRFKVARMLELARAQGLVTISLNDDGAVDWDLSQQLAQHLGLAEVIVVHANGDTEQVRKRVAAAAAEFLSSTLRDGEVLGMAWGRTLSALTTSLPRLPRMSIVQLTGAAGSDVGQSPVELVRLIAQNSGGSAHPIFAPLVVETAETARSLRQQPDIARAFAMFADVTTALVSVGSWNPPDSQLYEFLPQGEREDLVARGVVAEVSATLLAADGAEIADDFVDRTIAVSSAQLRAIPRVLAVAAGARKAVAVAAVARAGLITGLVTDHTLAIEALAAASPRPGGSA; from the coding sequence ATGAAGACGAAACCGCAACCTCTCAAGAACGGAAGCCCCCTGTTGGCGCGTGCACGGTCGAACCAATCCGACGAGCTGACGGTGGAAGAGCGCAGCAAGTTGCTCGCCGTAGCACGCCGCTTTTACCTCGAGGATCAGAGCAAGATCCAGATCGCCGCGGAGTTCCAAATCTCGCGTTTCAAGGTCGCGAGAATGCTCGAACTCGCCCGCGCGCAAGGGCTGGTCACGATATCCCTCAATGACGACGGAGCCGTCGACTGGGACCTCTCCCAGCAACTCGCGCAGCACCTCGGGCTTGCTGAAGTTATCGTCGTACATGCCAACGGCGACACGGAACAGGTGCGCAAGCGAGTCGCCGCGGCCGCCGCAGAATTCCTCAGCTCGACCCTCCGCGACGGCGAAGTGCTTGGCATGGCGTGGGGGCGCACGCTGAGCGCGCTGACGACGTCGCTGCCCCGCCTTCCACGAATGTCGATCGTCCAACTGACCGGCGCCGCCGGATCTGATGTCGGTCAGTCGCCCGTCGAGCTCGTACGCCTCATCGCCCAGAACTCCGGCGGGTCGGCACATCCGATCTTCGCCCCGCTCGTCGTCGAGACCGCCGAGACCGCGCGCTCGCTCCGCCAGCAGCCGGATATCGCGCGGGCGTTCGCGATGTTCGCAGATGTGACGACCGCGCTCGTATCGGTCGGCTCTTGGAACCCGCCGGACTCGCAGCTCTACGAGTTCCTACCGCAGGGCGAGCGAGAAGACCTCGTTGCAAGAGGGGTAGTAGCGGAAGTGTCGGCGACGCTGCTGGCCGCGGACGGCGCCGAGATCGCAGACGATTTCGTCGACCGGACAATCGCCGTGTCTTCCGCTCAGCTACGTGCGATCCCCCGCGTCCTCGCCGTCGCTGCCGGCGCTCGGAAAGCGGTAGCTGTTGCCGCCGTTGCCCGTGCCGGGCTGATCACAGGGCTCGTGACCGACCACACACTTGCCATCGAGGCACTCGCGGCAGCGTCGCCCCGCCCGGGGGGGAGCGCATGA
- a CDS encoding substrate-binding domain-containing protein, with product MRRRITLTAAAAGILLLLTGCSGAIDTGTGTAPTASDGSIPRPAACDEDTPYIAVALPNLTNPYYIAMKQGFEEQGEEQGFEVEVQVANDDDAAQLSQVQSMLQKNPCALALNAVKSEPAAAIVKAANDAGVPVFTVNVIVSPESLEAQGASIVQYLGADNAAGGTQMAEQVLTDLGADATLNVGFVTEPDEVPTVLRDEGFEAGIASNPNAKVVAKVDGNVKPDDSLAATTEMLSGNPDINVIFASTGPGTYGALQGLGGHPDVQLYGFCASEEPLTGQYMGCVAQEPESYGQQVIDQIRGWVDGDTPEPEILLPLKMFVSGETPAPGEVG from the coding sequence ATGCGACGACGCATCACACTGACAGCCGCGGCAGCGGGGATCCTCCTCCTGCTCACCGGCTGTTCCGGCGCCATCGACACCGGCACGGGCACAGCGCCCACAGCATCAGATGGGTCGATTCCTCGACCTGCCGCGTGCGACGAGGACACCCCCTATATCGCTGTCGCCCTTCCCAACCTGACCAATCCCTACTACATCGCGATGAAGCAGGGCTTCGAGGAGCAGGGCGAAGAGCAGGGGTTCGAGGTTGAGGTTCAGGTCGCGAACGACGACGACGCTGCGCAGCTGTCCCAGGTGCAGTCGATGCTGCAGAAGAACCCGTGCGCCCTTGCGCTGAACGCTGTGAAGTCGGAGCCGGCCGCGGCGATCGTCAAGGCCGCGAACGACGCGGGCGTTCCGGTATTCACGGTCAACGTGATCGTCTCGCCGGAGTCTCTTGAGGCGCAAGGCGCTTCGATCGTTCAGTACCTCGGCGCAGACAACGCCGCCGGTGGCACGCAGATGGCCGAGCAGGTGCTGACCGACCTGGGTGCTGACGCGACACTCAACGTCGGTTTCGTCACCGAACCCGACGAGGTTCCGACGGTCCTGCGCGATGAGGGCTTCGAAGCCGGCATCGCCTCCAACCCGAACGCGAAGGTCGTCGCAAAGGTCGACGGCAACGTGAAGCCCGATGACAGCCTGGCCGCGACGACGGAGATGCTCAGCGGCAACCCTGACATCAACGTCATCTTCGCCAGCACCGGCCCGGGTACGTACGGCGCCCTGCAAGGTCTTGGGGGGCATCCCGATGTGCAGCTGTATGGCTTCTGCGCCTCGGAAGAGCCGCTCACCGGTCAGTACATGGGCTGTGTCGCTCAGGAACCGGAATCGTACGGTCAGCAGGTCATCGACCAGATCCGCGGTTGGGTCGACGGTGACACCCCTGAGCCCGAGATCCTGCTCCCGCTGAAGATGTTCGTCTCCGGCGAGACCCCCGCACCGGGCGAGGTCGGCTGA
- a CDS encoding SIS domain-containing protein, which produces MSTNSTILDAARLIVRNEGAAVLAVADQIDDTFIEVVDLLQDCSGKVFVTGSGTSGAIARRMAHLLAVCGTPSVFINPMDALHGTMGALAPGDVLISISRGGESSEINDFSTRAQRRSVKVVAITAAPSSSLGRLADLTVTLTTEGDGDPGGVIAMGSTLVTAAWGDALANILMRRRGYGWDQVLETHPAGAVGLITDLPDPLDRIDAPTSA; this is translated from the coding sequence ATGTCCACGAATTCGACCATTCTCGATGCCGCCCGGCTCATCGTGCGCAACGAAGGCGCCGCAGTACTCGCCGTCGCGGACCAGATCGATGACACGTTCATCGAGGTCGTCGACCTGCTGCAGGACTGCAGCGGCAAGGTCTTCGTCACCGGTTCGGGTACCTCTGGTGCTATCGCGCGGCGCATGGCTCACTTGCTCGCCGTCTGCGGGACACCGTCCGTGTTCATCAATCCCATGGACGCCCTCCACGGCACGATGGGCGCCCTCGCCCCCGGCGATGTACTCATCTCGATCTCCCGGGGCGGCGAGTCGAGCGAGATCAATGACTTCTCCACCCGGGCACAGCGTCGCTCCGTCAAGGTGGTCGCGATCACGGCGGCGCCTTCGTCCAGCCTCGGCCGCCTGGCGGACCTGACGGTCACGCTGACCACCGAAGGCGACGGCGACCCGGGCGGGGTGATCGCGATGGGAAGCACACTCGTGACCGCTGCGTGGGGGGATGCCCTCGCCAACATCCTGATGCGCCGCCGCGGGTACGGGTGGGACCAGGTTCTGGAGACGCACCCGGCGGGGGCAGTCGGGCTGATCACTGACCTTCCCGATCCACTGGATCGCATCGACGCTCCCACGTCGGCCTGA
- a CDS encoding Gfo/Idh/MocA family oxidoreductase — translation MIGTGPIAQLFADAVREVDGVHLSVVYSRDSERGAFAADRLGASGSVTSLAALLESDVVDAVYIASPNAVHADQVRNAIDAGKHVLVEKPAVDTAARWRQFVELAAERNVVLLEAMRTAYDPGTALLKELLPQVGPIRQVTLRHISRSARYDLVLAGDQVNIFDPEMGGGALRDLGVYCVHAMTSLFGMPRRISGTSVIVRSGADGAGVALATYDGFVVSLEYSKITTSRVPSQISGEAGTLSIDHIASPRLIEFERHDDEVARHVVSAPQHTLVGEVERFVRLVTDGADATLDQQSTDICLGVMEAIEWSAQAGRTFTIT, via the coding sequence GTGATCGGGACAGGACCGATCGCGCAGCTGTTCGCCGACGCGGTGCGTGAAGTAGATGGCGTACACCTTTCCGTCGTCTATTCCAGAGACTCAGAACGCGGAGCGTTCGCGGCGGACCGGCTGGGTGCGTCGGGGTCAGTGACCAGCCTCGCGGCGCTCCTCGAGTCGGATGTCGTGGACGCGGTGTACATCGCATCGCCGAACGCCGTCCACGCAGACCAAGTACGCAACGCCATCGACGCCGGCAAACACGTGCTCGTCGAAAAGCCCGCAGTCGACACCGCGGCACGATGGCGGCAATTTGTCGAGCTTGCTGCAGAACGCAACGTCGTGCTACTCGAGGCGATGCGGACCGCCTACGATCCGGGGACGGCGCTTCTCAAAGAACTCCTCCCGCAGGTCGGACCGATTCGTCAGGTGACTCTTCGGCACATCTCACGATCAGCCCGCTACGACCTCGTCCTCGCCGGAGACCAGGTGAATATCTTCGATCCGGAGATGGGCGGCGGCGCACTGCGTGATCTCGGCGTGTACTGCGTGCACGCCATGACAAGCCTGTTCGGGATGCCCCGGCGGATCAGCGGAACATCGGTCATCGTCCGCTCAGGCGCTGACGGAGCCGGGGTCGCGCTGGCGACATACGACGGGTTTGTAGTGTCGCTCGAATACTCGAAGATCACGACGTCGCGCGTGCCGAGTCAGATCAGCGGCGAGGCGGGCACGCTCTCCATCGACCACATCGCAAGCCCGCGGCTGATCGAGTTTGAGCGCCACGATGATGAGGTCGCTCGGCATGTGGTGTCCGCGCCGCAGCACACCTTGGTTGGCGAGGTCGAGAGGTTTGTCAGACTCGTGACGGACGGCGCCGACGCCACTCTCGATCAGCAGTCCACCGACATCTGTCTTGGCGTGATGGAAGCGATCGAATGGTCTGCACAGGCCGGGCGCACATTCACCATCACGTGA
- a CDS encoding alpha/beta fold hydrolase, with the protein MRGPIALAGAVAVVTSSALGLGLVIGRRLTAPPSSRRFDLPIRGVEQDGDRQAIVLDRTDQTESSGVFTLLFLGGGWLQLSDEVLDRGPGRVARVVTGTAPGFSPSIHGRASWSGICFMTPADAGLTAHDVGIPTPSGVAPAWRVDGNGEHPATWAIHIHGLGSPRAGTLRGVQVTSEQGYTSLVATYRNDGEGPRNGSGRSTLGAAEVDDVDAAIQYAIDQGARQLVLFGWSMGAQVALQLAARPRYGRLIAGLVLESPVLDWVATIKANCARAGLPAAAGLLALPWLTSPLLARAIGLPGSIPLRDLDWIQRAYELVVPTLILHGENDDSAPPAVSRQLAALRADLVQLELFDADHTMTWNSDHERWRSTVAAWLSHRS; encoded by the coding sequence GTGAGAGGCCCGATCGCGCTGGCAGGCGCGGTGGCTGTCGTGACATCTTCGGCATTGGGCCTTGGACTGGTGATCGGGCGCCGACTGACCGCCCCTCCGAGCTCGCGCAGATTCGATCTGCCCATCCGTGGCGTCGAACAGGATGGCGACCGGCAAGCGATCGTGCTCGACCGAACCGACCAAACTGAGTCCTCGGGTGTGTTTACCCTGTTGTTCCTAGGCGGCGGCTGGCTACAACTATCTGATGAGGTTCTTGATCGCGGACCTGGGCGCGTCGCACGCGTTGTCACGGGGACCGCACCGGGCTTTAGCCCGTCAATACACGGGCGCGCGTCGTGGAGCGGAATCTGCTTCATGACGCCAGCCGATGCAGGTCTCACCGCTCACGACGTGGGCATCCCCACTCCGTCTGGCGTCGCACCGGCGTGGCGCGTCGATGGCAACGGTGAGCACCCGGCGACCTGGGCAATCCATATCCACGGGCTCGGCAGCCCGCGAGCGGGAACGCTGCGCGGAGTGCAGGTCACCTCCGAGCAGGGCTACACGTCGCTCGTCGCCACCTACCGGAATGACGGCGAAGGCCCGAGGAACGGAAGTGGTCGGTCAACGCTCGGCGCCGCTGAAGTGGACGACGTCGACGCTGCGATCCAGTACGCCATCGATCAGGGCGCGCGTCAGCTCGTTCTCTTCGGCTGGTCGATGGGAGCGCAGGTCGCACTCCAGCTCGCTGCACGGCCGCGTTACGGGCGGCTGATAGCCGGGCTCGTGCTTGAGTCGCCCGTTCTCGACTGGGTCGCGACGATCAAGGCGAACTGCGCTCGTGCCGGGCTGCCGGCCGCGGCGGGGCTCCTTGCGCTCCCGTGGCTCACATCGCCCCTGCTTGCTCGTGCAATCGGTCTGCCTGGCAGCATCCCTCTCCGGGATCTCGACTGGATCCAACGGGCATATGAGCTCGTCGTCCCAACTCTGATCCTCCACGGAGAGAACGACGACTCGGCGCCGCCTGCCGTCTCTCGCCAGCTTGCAGCGCTGCGTGCAGATCTCGTTCAGCTCGAACTCTTCGACGCGGATCACACGATGACGTGGAACTCCGATCATGAGCGCTGGCGATCCACTGTCGCCGCCTGGCTATCCCACCGATCCTGA
- a CDS encoding transaldolase family protein produces the protein MKLYADSADIDAVTALLKDRIITGVTTNPTILHKDGHRPCDIAELHKRFTDAGAEEIFFQATGATRAQIHANAVKIRELGERVIVKIPATATGFRVAAECARAGTPVLMTAVYTIAQAVAAASIGARYIAPYFGRLSDSGLDALDLVGSMHRAIAESGTNVLVASVRTPAVAADLALVGIRHITAHPSVLEAMLVDPASDAAAVEFEAAAAR, from the coding sequence GTGAAGCTCTACGCCGACAGCGCCGACATCGACGCTGTGACTGCCCTCCTGAAGGATCGCATCATCACCGGCGTGACCACGAACCCCACCATCCTTCACAAGGACGGGCATCGGCCATGCGATATCGCGGAGCTGCATAAGCGGTTCACGGACGCCGGCGCTGAGGAGATCTTCTTCCAGGCGACCGGTGCAACCCGAGCGCAGATACACGCAAATGCGGTGAAGATTCGTGAGCTCGGGGAGCGCGTCATCGTGAAAATCCCGGCGACAGCGACAGGCTTTCGTGTTGCGGCAGAATGCGCCCGTGCTGGTACCCCGGTTCTGATGACTGCGGTGTACACGATCGCACAGGCGGTGGCGGCTGCGTCAATCGGCGCCCGCTACATCGCCCCCTACTTCGGAAGGCTCAGCGACTCTGGCCTCGACGCACTCGACCTCGTGGGCAGCATGCACCGTGCGATAGCAGAGTCCGGCACGAATGTGCTCGTCGCGAGCGTCCGCACCCCCGCAGTCGCCGCCGACCTTGCTCTCGTCGGGATCAGGCACATCACTGCTCACCCATCCGTCCTCGAGGCAATGCTCGTCGACCCGGCCAGCGACGCCGCGGCCGTCGAATTCGAAGCCGCAGCCGCTCGATAG
- a CDS encoding transposase: MPRPYPSEFRERALELVRSGRTVVDVAAALGIAQSCLYRWKQQDLVDRDVRPPSRRAPSAELVSANRRIRELEEENKILRKAAAAVEQVVPPKDRFRLVGELHADGVRIRKACLALGVSTSGYYEWKSRAPSTRSIRHAWLTDLIGQIHEASYGTYGRMRVRAELQRSHEVTVGQNTVGLLMRRSGLAGLPLRRRSKRVPNQVTVTDRVRRRFHADGPDRLWVTDISTFWMSPAIT, translated from the coding sequence ATGCCAAGACCGTATCCGTCCGAGTTCCGTGAACGTGCGCTCGAGTTGGTGAGGTCGGGACGCACCGTCGTCGACGTTGCCGCGGCACTCGGGATCGCGCAGTCCTGTCTCTACCGCTGGAAACAGCAAGATCTTGTGGACCGCGACGTGAGACCGCCGTCCCGGCGCGCGCCGTCGGCTGAGCTGGTTTCCGCGAATAGGCGTATCCGTGAGTTGGAAGAGGAGAACAAGATCCTCCGGAAGGCGGCCGCCGCCGTGGAGCAGGTGGTGCCCCCAAAAGACCGGTTCCGTCTCGTGGGCGAGCTCCACGCTGACGGAGTCCGCATCCGGAAGGCCTGCCTCGCGTTGGGCGTTTCCACATCGGGATACTACGAGTGGAAATCGCGAGCCCCGTCGACGAGATCGATCCGGCACGCGTGGCTGACCGACCTGATCGGCCAGATCCACGAGGCGTCCTACGGCACCTACGGCCGGATGCGGGTACGCGCAGAGTTGCAGCGGTCACACGAGGTCACCGTCGGTCAGAACACCGTCGGGCTGTTGATGCGGCGATCCGGGCTGGCTGGGCTGCCTTTGCGACGACGGTCCAAGCGTGTCCCCAATCAGGTCACTGTCACCGACCGGGTCCGTCGCCGTTTCCACGCAGATGGGCCCGACCGGCTCTGGGTGACCGACATATCGACCTTCTGGATGTCGCCAGCGATCACGTAG
- a CDS encoding ABC transporter permease, which translates to MGIAAVLVLVVIAFGFLSPNFRTLENAQVLLLNGAVIAFLALGQTFVLLTGGIDLSTGSNVALTGMIAALSMQAGLPWWAAVLIAIATGLFVGSINGALIYYLKLPPFIVTFATFGVAASIPLILTGGGSVNVADPFFAIIGRGALWGIPMPVILATVAAIIFGFVLRFTATGVHIYAVGGNAETSRLAGVNSGRVILLAYALSGLCAAMGGLIVTSRLMVGYPSAGSGNELFYSIAAAVVGGVSLFGGIGSISGALLGALLIATVSNGMNVVGVQSYWQPLVIGLIILGGVIIDTHRRQLSFAALLGRFRRSPGQESNRGSGTTGTGLAAPSAGSTVPAGGSAGPAPSTH; encoded by the coding sequence GTGGGCATCGCGGCTGTGCTGGTGCTGGTCGTGATCGCGTTCGGCTTCCTGTCACCGAATTTCCGCACGCTGGAGAACGCGCAGGTCCTTCTCCTCAACGGCGCGGTGATCGCATTCCTGGCACTCGGGCAGACGTTCGTGCTGCTCACAGGTGGCATTGACCTTTCCACTGGCTCGAACGTCGCGCTGACCGGCATGATCGCCGCCCTTTCCATGCAAGCGGGTCTGCCCTGGTGGGCGGCTGTGCTTATCGCCATCGCAACCGGCTTGTTCGTCGGTTCGATCAACGGCGCGTTGATCTACTACCTGAAACTTCCGCCCTTCATCGTGACCTTCGCGACCTTCGGCGTCGCCGCGAGCATCCCGCTCATCCTCACCGGCGGCGGCTCCGTGAACGTCGCAGACCCGTTCTTCGCCATCATCGGTCGAGGTGCGCTTTGGGGCATCCCGATGCCGGTCATCCTCGCTACTGTGGCCGCGATCATCTTCGGCTTCGTGCTGCGGTTCACCGCCACCGGCGTACACATCTACGCAGTCGGGGGCAACGCCGAGACGAGCCGCCTGGCGGGCGTCAACAGCGGCCGCGTCATCCTCCTCGCCTACGCACTCAGTGGACTGTGCGCGGCGATGGGCGGCCTGATCGTGACGAGCCGGCTCATGGTCGGATACCCCAGCGCCGGATCCGGCAACGAACTCTTCTACTCCATCGCTGCCGCCGTCGTCGGCGGTGTGAGCCTGTTCGGCGGCATCGGATCCATCAGCGGCGCACTGCTCGGGGCGCTCCTCATTGCGACCGTCTCCAACGGCATGAACGTCGTCGGCGTGCAGAGCTACTGGCAGCCGCTCGTCATCGGCCTGATCATCCTCGGCGGCGTCATCATCGACACCCATCGACGTCAGCTCTCTTTCGCCGCCCTCCTGGGCCGGTTCCGGCGTTCGCCGGGTCAGGAGTCGAATCGCGGCAGCGGGACGACCGGGACGGGGCTCGCAGCTCCCTCGGCCGGATCGACGGTACCCGCAGGCGGATCAGCCGGACCCGCACCGTCCACCCATTGA